A section of the Rossellomorea marisflavi genome encodes:
- a CDS encoding response regulator, which produces MISIVVAEVDESYLRTICSLLELEEDAVVIGQADSLESAGSILEKDPPDIFIADISWLYAQDFIKDVASKGIKMIILSTFADPGNERMVMESGAHGYLIKDSTGDELIGAIRTVMTGEHVYSPKLEEPGEESSVHPLPVRKAGPIASIVNRFKSSAV; this is translated from the coding sequence ATGATTTCTATAGTTGTGGCAGAAGTGGATGAATCATACTTGAGAACCATCTGCTCCCTTTTGGAACTGGAAGAAGATGCAGTGGTGATCGGGCAGGCAGACTCCCTCGAATCAGCAGGGAGCATCCTGGAGAAAGACCCACCTGACATTTTCATTGCCGACATCAGCTGGCTATATGCACAGGACTTCATAAAAGATGTAGCGTCCAAAGGCATCAAGATGATCATTCTATCCACGTTTGCCGATCCAGGGAACGAGCGGATGGTGATGGAGTCCGGTGCACATGGCTACTTGATCAAAGACAGCACGGGAGATGAATTGATCGGAGCGATCCGCACCGTCATGACGGGAGAACACGTGTATTCTCCCAAGCTCGAAGAACCGGGTGAGGAGTCAAGCGTACACCCCCTCCCGGTCAGGAAGGCCGGTCCCATCGCCTCTATCGTGAACAGATTCAAATCTTCTGCTGTTTGA
- a CDS encoding LacI family DNA-binding transcriptional regulator, with protein sequence MPTIKEVAKMAEVSSATVSRFLNNSGYVGEEARKRILKVIEETGYVPSENAKSLRTKQTKVIGVILPKISTETSSRLVRGLDEVLAKEGYQILLANSGLNADKEIEHLRLLKSRDVDGIILSATTNGAGLKAEIQRLDIPVVVVGQEVDDTPNVIFDEYQAAKDMVKHLIDHGHERIGFIGVSEEDPAVGVLRKKGYLQAMQEKNFPIEESWIEKGIFDVESGAVAMERMMGAAVRPTAVFAVTDRLAIGAMNYVKSIGLRIPEDIAFAGIGASELSRYITPSLTTMDYQNKESGRVAAGLILEAIKRGGSSPEKRLINVRLLQGDSV encoded by the coding sequence GTGCCAACGATCAAAGAAGTAGCGAAGATGGCTGAGGTCTCGAGTGCCACGGTCTCACGCTTTTTAAATAATTCAGGTTATGTAGGAGAAGAGGCAAGGAAGAGGATTCTGAAGGTGATTGAAGAGACGGGTTATGTTCCGAGTGAAAATGCAAAGTCCCTCAGAACGAAACAAACGAAAGTCATCGGTGTTATCCTGCCGAAAATCAGCACAGAAACATCAAGCCGGCTTGTCCGTGGGCTGGATGAGGTCCTGGCTAAAGAGGGATATCAGATCCTGCTTGCCAACTCGGGCTTGAATGCGGATAAGGAAATTGAACATCTCAGGCTCTTAAAGAGCCGCGATGTGGATGGAATCATCCTCTCAGCTACCACAAATGGAGCCGGGCTGAAGGCTGAAATCCAACGACTGGATATACCGGTGGTCGTAGTGGGGCAAGAGGTAGACGATACGCCGAATGTGATCTTTGACGAATACCAGGCAGCAAAGGACATGGTGAAACACCTCATCGATCACGGTCATGAACGCATCGGATTCATCGGGGTTTCAGAAGAAGACCCGGCTGTCGGTGTATTGAGGAAAAAGGGATACCTTCAGGCGATGCAGGAAAAGAATTTTCCTATAGAGGAAAGTTGGATCGAGAAGGGGATCTTCGATGTGGAATCTGGAGCAGTGGCCATGGAGCGGATGATGGGGGCTGCTGTACGCCCGACAGCAGTATTTGCCGTGACGGATCGCCTGGCCATCGGCGCCATGAATTACGTAAAGTCAATAGGATTAAGGATTCCTGAGGACATTGCCTTTGCGGGAATCGGTGCTTCGGAGCTCTCCCGATACATTACGCCTTCCCTCACCACTATGGACTATCAAAATAAGGAGTCCGGTAGGGTGGCAGCAGGATTGATCCTGGAAGCCATCAAAAGAGGTGGAAGTTCTCCTGAAAAAAGACTGATAAATGTTCGACTTCTCCAAGGTGATAGTGTATAA